The proteins below are encoded in one region of Acanthochromis polyacanthus isolate Apoly-LR-REF ecotype Palm Island chromosome 4, KAUST_Apoly_ChrSc, whole genome shotgun sequence:
- the fam174c gene encoding protein FAM174C codes for MTFYRVFSAVLVPVCWVFVSAVNNDVSVAVGTTAGHKPAVTNSTGQNSTPPVDRKSPFDVDSSMIQRALYVLIGISMIGVLYFLIRAVRLKKPAQRKKYGLLSNYDDSVEMEGVENDEDDTLYEARSLRR; via the exons ATGACTTTTTACAGAGTTTTCTCGGCAGTTCTCGTCCCGGTATGCTGGGTGTTCGTGTCCGCGGTGAATAATGATGTGTCCGTAGCTGTGGGCACCACGGCGGGACACAAACCCGCCGTGACCAACTCCACCGGGCAGAACTCCACGCCGCCGGTGGACCGCAAATCGCCGTTCGACGTGGACAGCTCCATGATCCAGAGGGCTCTGTACGTCCTCATCGGCATCAGCATGATCGGAGTCCTCTACTTCCTCATCCGAGCCGTGAG GCTGAAGAAACCTGCTCAGAGGAAGAAGTACGGCCTGCTGTCGAACTACGACGACTCCGTGGAGATGGAGGGGGTGGAGAATGACGAGGACGACACGCTGTACGAAGCTCGCAGCCTCCGCAG atGA